Genomic window (Polaromonas sp. JS666):
ATCAAGGCCACGCACTCGCCTGCCGAGACCTCAAAGCTCACGCCATCGACCGCCTTGATGCCGCCAAAGTGCTTGACCAGTTGCTGAACCTGCAGCATCAGCCCGCCCTCCCGGTTGCCCGCTCGGCCGGGCGGGTGCGGCTGCCCAGCAGGCCCAGCAAACCCGACGGTGAAGCCACCATCACCAGCATGATGAAGAGGCCCAGCAATCCCCGCCAGTACGTCACTTCACGGCCCAGCTCCGCGCTGACATAGCTCAACACGGCGCTGCCCACCACGGCGCCCCAAAGCTGGTGAACGCCGCCGAGCAAAACCACCAGCAAGGCATCCACCGAGGTAGCCACCGCGGCGATGGAGGGAAACACCGCGCCCTTGTGCGCGGCAAACAGGCCGCCGGCAAGGCCTGCCAGCACCGCACTCTCCAGAAAGACGCGGTACTTGAGCCAGCCCACGGGCAAGCCGGAAGCGGCCGCCCGCGCGGGCGCGTCGCGCACAGCCTGCAGCGCCGCCCCCATGACCGACCGGCTCAGCAGGCGCAGCGCCAACACGCAAGCCAGCGCCAGCACCACCAGCAGCGCGAAAAACAGCGGCCGGCCCTCCTCTTCCACCAGGGCCAGCCCGATCAGGCCGTTGTCGCCTCCGGTGAGGCTGACCCACTGGGTGGCCCCGGCCCAGATCACCTGTGCCAGCGCCAGCGACAGCATGGCCAGGTACACCCCGGCGCTGCGCACCACCGCAGCGCCAAACACGGCGGCGACCACCAGGGCCGTCACGCAACCCGCCGCCAGGGCGACCGGCAGCGATGCACCCCACAGGCTGTGCGACAGGGCCGCACCATAGCCGCCCAGTGCAAAAAAAGCTGCATGGCCAAAGCTGACCAGGCCGCCGAGCGCCATCATCGACTGCAGGCTGATGCCAAAAATCAACAGAATCAACGCATCGGCCGCCAGCGTTTGCCAGTATGCCCCGCCCTGCCAGGCCAGCCCCGACAGTAGCACCAGCACCGCGGCAATGGCGCCGTTCCAGAAGCGCGTCAGGTCCAGGCCGCGAAACCGCTGCGCCGGCTCGCGCACGCCCTCCTGCGAAGCCACCGACAGACCATTGAGCCCCTGGGGCCTGAGCACCAGCACCGCCGCCATGGTCAAAAAGACGATGACCAGCGTGGCCTGCGGCAGCACGGCGATACCCAGGGCATGCACGAGGCCGATCAGCAGGGCCGCCACAAATGCGCCCCCGATGCTGCCCAGGCCGCCCGTGACGACCACGACAAAGGTCTCGACAATCACGTTCATGTCCATTTGCAGGTGCGCCGGTTCACGGGGCAATTGCAGGGCCCCGCCCAAGCCGGCCAGCGCGCAGCCGAGGACCACCGCTCCCAGCATCAGCGGTTTGGGGTTGACGCCGAGCGCCGCCAGCATCGACCGGTCTTGCGTGGCGGCGCGCAGGCGCCGACCAAACAGCGAGTGACGCAGCAGCAGATGAAGGCCCAGCCAGACCAGCGGGCCCAGCGCAATCATCACGAGCTGATACACCGGAAAGAACTCATCACCCATCTGCACCGAGCCCTTGAGCCCCGGAAAACGCGGCGCAAACACCTCGTCGGGGCCAAAGCCCCACTGCATGGCGTCATGCAGCGCCAGCGTCAGGCCGAACGTCGCGACCAGCTGGTACAACTCCGGCGCGCCGCTCATTCTTCTCAGGAGAAGAAAATCGGCTAAAGCCCCAACCAGCCCGGCGCAGGCAGCTCCAAAAAGAATAGCCAGCAGGTAAAGGGGCGCACTCTCGCCCCACGCCGGAAACCATTCGGTGACCCAGTGCGCGGTGAACAGCGCCCCCAGCATGAAGAAACTGCCATGCGCAAAATTGACGATGCGCGTGACGCCGAAAATCAACGTCAGGCCCGCCGCCATCAAAAACAGCGTGGTCGCATACGACAGCCCGCCCAGCAACTGGACCACTGAAACCGTCACGCGATCACTTCTCTGGAGCACATAGGAGGCGAAGCGTCTCGCAAGCCGCGGCCTGCAAGGCCTCGCGCAGTACGCGAAGCGACAAGCGTGGGGGCCACATTAGCCCAGCCAGGTCGTGAACTCGGAAGCAGCAACCCGCGGCGTGCGGAAGGTATTGACCAGCGCAGTCTCGTCGGCATAACCCAGGGACATGCCGCAGACCAGCATCTCGTCAGGCCCCGCGCCGATGTGCGGCAGGATAATCTTGGCAAAGCCGTTCCACGCCGCCTGCGGACAGGTGTGCAGGCCATGGCCGCGCGCGGCCACCATGAGGCTCTGCAGGAAGGCGCCGTAGTCCAGCAGCGAACCCCGCCCCATCACGCGATCCAGCGTGAACATCAGGCCCACCGGCGCATCAAAGAACCGGAAGTTGCGCTGGTGCTGCGCATGCATCCTGTCCTTGTCGCCTTTGGTGATGCCCAGCAGGCCGTACAGACCCCAGCCGTTTTCACGGCGCCGGTCAATGTAGGGCGACACCCATTTTTCCGGGTAGTAGTCGTACTCCTCCTTGTACTCGGCGGCCAGCTCTGGGTTGGCCCGCAGGGCATCATGGGCGCGGCAGACCTTGTCCACCAGCGTGTCGCGGGTGGCGCCCTGCAGCACATAAACTTTCCACGGCTGGGTGTTGGTGCCCGAAGGTGCGCGGCTGGCGACCTCCAGTAGGTGCTCGATGGTGGCGCGGGGCACCGGCGTTGGCAGGAACTCGCGCATCGACTGGCGGCTCTCGATGGCGTGGTCCACCGCGTTGACGGGATGGGCAAACACGCTGCCCGAAGCATCGATTGCGGCAAAGTCGCCGGCAACAACAGGGGGGGAATGAAAAACGGCTTGCTTCACTTGAGGGTCTCCAGTACGCAAAGTAATTGAGGGGGCAAGGGCACCGGGCGGCGCGTGGCGCGGTCGACATACACATGGATGAAATGGCCTTTGGCCGCACACGCCTGCGCATCATCCTGCGGGAACAGCGCCACCTCGTAGCGCGCACTGGACGCGCCCACGCGGGCCACCCGGATGCCCGCCACCACCGGCTCGGGAAACGCGAGAGGGGCGAAGTAATTGCACTGGGTCTCGACCACCAGGCCAATCACGCTGCCCGCGTGAATGTCAAGGGCACCGCGTTCAATCAGCAAACCGTTGACGGCCGTGTCAAACCAGCTGTAGTAAACGACGTTGTTGACGTGGCCATACAGATCGTTGTCGGACCAGCGCGTGCCGATGTCGCGAAAAGCTTTGTAGGCACTGCGGGGCTCTGCCTGGGGGCGCATCGGGGAGGTCATGAGGGTTATTTTGCCAGCCCCCACGCTCCCCACTTCGTGTGGTTCGCTGCCCCCCGAGGGGGCGCTGCGCCTGCGGCCCGGCCAAGCCGGTTCCGCGGCCCCTGCTGGGTGGAAAGCCTCCTGCGATCGCCGCGCGCAGCTTCCTGCCCCTCGGGGGCCGCTGCGCCTGCGGCCCGGCCCCTGCTGGGTGAAGACCTCGCCTTACTTTTTGGCGGGAAGGTGGTCAGGGATTCCATTTGGCCCAGTACTCGAGCGCGACGCGGTAGGTGTTCATCTGCACCTGCACGGTTTCATCAATGTTCACGCCGTAGCCGCCTGCCATGGAAAACGTCAGGGGGATGCGGCGTTGCCAGGCCCAGTCAAAGACGCGGCGGTCACGGGCTTCCAGCCCATCAAAGCTGAGCGCCAGACGCCCCAGCCGGTCGCCCTCGAAAGGATCGGCACCGGCGAGGAACACCACCAGGCCGGGGTCGAAGCGCCGATCCAGTTCGTCGAGGGCATGCTCGAGCGCCTGCAGATACGGCGCATCGGTACAACCATCGGGCAACTCCACATCCAGGTCGCTCGCCTCCTTGCGAAAGGGGAAATTCTTTTGCCCATGCAATGACAGCGTGAACACGCTCGGATCGTTGGCAAAGATGTGCGCGGTACCGTTGCCCTGGTGCACGTCCAGGTCAATCACCGCCACCTGCAGCGGTTTGCGATCCGGCCGATGCCGCCGGCCCCACTCTGCCTGCATCAGCCGCGCCGTCACGGCCGAGTCGTTGAACACGCAAAATCCACTGCCCTTGTGCGCATAGGCATGGTGTGTGCCGCCCGCCATATTGGCCGCGACACCCTGGGGCCGCGTACCGGTGCCCAGCGCCACCCGCGCCGCGGCCACCGTGGCGCCGGCCGAGCGGCGTGCCCGTTCGGCCATCCCGGGACTCCACGGAAATCCGATTTCGCGCTGGGCCGCAGGGGGCAAGCTACCGTGGGTGATCGCCTCAATGTAAGCGGGCGTATGCACCAGGGCGAGTTCACCGTCGCTGGCGGCTGGCGCCTGGGCCATCTGCACATGAGGCAACTCGCTGATGAGACGGTCCCGCAGCAATTTGTATTTGCCCATGGGAAACCGGTGCCCGGGCGGCAGGGGCAGCACGAAGTTATCGGCGTAAAAAGCTTGCAGCATGGGTTGACCGGGGAGGTGCTCAAAAATACCCGTCGCTACAGCGAGGGCGCAGCGCCGAGTTGCCATTGTGGCCCGAAGCGCGCCCGCGAGTGTGAAAGGCCCGGCAAGAAGTCCATGGGTACCACGAAAGACGAAAGGCCCAAACTAGGGCGTTACCCCTAAAGAAATGGTGCACTGCAGCAAAAAAAGCTTGCCTTCGTGTGGTCACTCCCTATAATTGGGCTTATGTTGCAGTGCAGCAATTCGGCGCAAAGCAACTACTGTCCCTCATCAACCATATTGGAGATTAATTTATGTTGACCGCTGAACAAGTCCTGGCATCCCACAAAGCCAACATCGAAACCCTGTTTGGCCTGACCAGCAAAGCCTTCGAAGGCGTTGAGAAACTGGTCGAACTGAACGTGCAAGCCACCAAGGCTGCCCTGGCTGAAACCGCCAACCACACGCAAGCCGTCCTCGGCGCCAAAGACGCACAGGAACTGCTGGCCCTGCAAGCTGGCCTGGTTCAGCCCCTGGCCGAGAAAACCGCCGCTTACAGCCGCCACATCTATGACATCGCTACCGCTGCCAGCGCTGAACTGAGCAAGACCTTTGAAGGCCAGGCTGCTGACGCACAGAAGAAATTTGTTGGCATCGTTGACAACGCCGCCAAGAACGCACCTGCCGGCTCCGAGACCGCAGTGGCCGTGATGAAAAGCGCCGTGGCTGCTGCCAACAACGCGTTTGAGTCCGTGCAAAAAGCCGTCAAGCAAGCCAGCGACATCGCCGAAGCCAACTTCAACACGGTGGCCGCCTCTGCCGTGAACGCTTCCAAGACTGTCTCCAAAAAGCGTTAAGTCGTCGGGGGACAAGCAGTTGCGCTGAGGGTCAACACTTTCCAGCGCAAACGCCCACCCTCACGGAGCCTGCTACCGAAATCCTGTTTGACTGAACAGGTCTTCAAACCAGTTGTCTCCTCGGGTCCTTTCAGAAATTTGTTTCACGGACCCCTTGAAGCCCTGTCGAAAGACGGGGCTTTTTTTTTGTTCTTGACCCGTCCTGCCATAGGTTGACACCTATGAAACACAAATAGCTGAGCCGTGAAGGCCAGCCAGAGACGCCCGGTGAACCTCACCGGGCGTTTTCAATTGTAGGGATAGGTGTGGTCTTTCCTGGTTGTAGATATGCACGGATTGCTGAACCATTTTTCTGGCCTGATCGAGGTCGGCCGGTCTTTGAAGCAGGAACTCCATCTTCAGAATCCCGTTGACGCGCTCGGCCAGCGCATTCTGGTAGCAGTCGTAGCCATCGGTCATCGAACACACAATGCCGTGGCGCGCGTGAATCGCCTGATACTCGCTCGAGCAGTACTGGATGCCGCGGTCCGAGTGATGCACCAGCGCCTGCCTGGTCTGCCGGCCCTTGAGCGCCGTCTTCAAGGCCTGGCTGACCTGCTCTGTGCGCAGGCTGTCATGCACGTGGTGCCCGACGATCTTGCGCGACCAGGCATCCGTGACCAGGCTGAGGTAGACGAACCCCTGGTCGGTCGGCAGGTAGGTGATGTCGGCCACCCAGACCTGCTCGCCAGCGCTCGGGCGCACTTGCCGGGGCCCCGCCTTGAGCAGGTTCGGGTGCCGGTGAAACCGGTGGCAGCTGTTGGTCGTCTTGTGATACGCCCTGCTGGGCGCCACCAGCAGGCGGGCCTGGCGCAGCACGTCAAACAGCGCATCGCGCCCCAGGCTGGCCTGCGCCTGTCCCAGGGGCTGGCTGAGCATGTGGTGCAGCTTGCGCGTGCCTATCCTCGGCTGGCGCAGCCGCACCGAGCGCACGAGCTCGATCACGGTGTCCGCACGCTCACAGCGGTGCCGGTCATGCTGCAACTGCTGGTAGTAGGCCTGGCGGCTGACGCCCCAGTGGCGGCAAGCCTTCGCGACGCTCAACTGCGGGAGGAGCTTTTGCGCGAGGACTTGCCCAAAGGCTTTTTTACGACACGCACGCCGTAGTCCTTCTTCAGGACATCGAGCACGGCTTCGAACAGTTGGGCCTTCTCGCGCGCCTCGCGAAGCTGCACTTCGAGCGCTTTGATCTTCTGCTCGGGCGTGAGCGGCACGTCTGATGCGGATCGGGGTGATTTGGGGGATATCGGCATGGTCGGCCTTGATGATGCCGCATCTCCCCACGCCTGGCGTCCGTGCTTGCGCAGCCACACCAGCACCGTCGAGCGGCCCTGGATACCGTAGCGGTGCTGGGCCTGTTTGTACGTGAGATCGCCTTTTTCTACCTGCTCGACCACCGACAGCTTAAAAGCCAGCGTGTAATCGCCCTGCTTGCGTTTAATGCCTGATTCCATTGACTTGCCTTTTCCTGGATAGAAAAGTGTCAACCTTATTC
Coding sequences:
- a CDS encoding ABC transporter permease, which produces MTVSVVQLLGGLSYATTLFLMAAGLTLIFGVTRIVNFAHGSFFMLGALFTAHWVTEWFPAWGESAPLYLLAILFGAACAGLVGALADFLLLRRMSGAPELYQLVATFGLTLALHDAMQWGFGPDEVFAPRFPGLKGSVQMGDEFFPVYQLVMIALGPLVWLGLHLLLRHSLFGRRLRAATQDRSMLAALGVNPKPLMLGAVVLGCALAGLGGALQLPREPAHLQMDMNVIVETFVVVVTGGLGSIGGAFVAALLIGLVHALGIAVLPQATLVIVFLTMAAVLVLRPQGLNGLSVASQEGVREPAQRFRGLDLTRFWNGAIAAVLVLLSGLAWQGGAYWQTLAADALILLIFGISLQSMMALGGLVSFGHAAFFALGGYGAALSHSLWGASLPVALAAGCVTALVVAAVFGAAVVRSAGVYLAMLSLALAQVIWAGATQWVSLTGGDNGLIGLALVEEEGRPLFFALLVVLALACVLALRLLSRSVMGAALQAVRDAPARAAASGLPVGWLKYRVFLESAVLAGLAGGLFAAHKGAVFPSIAAVATSVDALLVVLLGGVHQLWGAVVGSAVLSYVSAELGREVTYWRGLLGLFIMLVMVASPSGLLGLLGSRTRPAERATGRAG
- a CDS encoding nitroreductase, with the translated sequence MREFLPTPVPRATIEHLLEVASRAPSGTNTQPWKVYVLQGATRDTLVDKVCRAHDALRANPELAAEYKEEYDYYPEKWVSPYIDRRRENGWGLYGLLGITKGDKDRMHAQHQRNFRFFDAPVGLMFTLDRVMGRGSLLDYGAFLQSLMVAARGHGLHTCPQAAWNGFAKIILPHIGAGPDEMLVCGMSLGYADETALVNTFRTPRVAASEFTTWLG
- a CDS encoding acyl-CoA thioesterase, with product MTSPMRPQAEPRSAYKAFRDIGTRWSDNDLYGHVNNVVYYSWFDTAVNGLLIERGALDIHAGSVIGLVVETQCNYFAPLAFPEPVVAGIRVARVGASSARYEVALFPQDDAQACAAKGHFIHVYVDRATRRPVPLPPQLLCVLETLK
- a CDS encoding histone deacetylase family protein, which translates into the protein MQAFYADNFVLPLPPGHRFPMGKYKLLRDRLISELPHVQMAQAPAASDGELALVHTPAYIEAITHGSLPPAAQREIGFPWSPGMAERARRSAGATVAAARVALGTGTRPQGVAANMAGGTHHAYAHKGSGFCVFNDSAVTARLMQAEWGRRHRPDRKPLQVAVIDLDVHQGNGTAHIFANDPSVFTLSLHGQKNFPFRKEASDLDVELPDGCTDAPYLQALEHALDELDRRFDPGLVVFLAGADPFEGDRLGRLALSFDGLEARDRRVFDWAWQRRIPLTFSMAGGYGVNIDETVQVQMNTYRVALEYWAKWNP
- a CDS encoding phasin family protein, translating into MLTAEQVLASHKANIETLFGLTSKAFEGVEKLVELNVQATKAALAETANHTQAVLGAKDAQELLALQAGLVQPLAEKTAAYSRHIYDIATAASAELSKTFEGQAADAQKKFVGIVDNAAKNAPAGSETAVAVMKSAVAAANNAFESVQKAVKQASDIAEANFNTVAASAVNASKTVSKKR
- a CDS encoding IS3 family transposase (programmed frameshift), which codes for MESGIKRKQGDYTLAFKLSVVEQVEKGDLTYKQAQHRYGIQGRSTVLVWLRKHGRQAWGDAASSRPTMPISPKSPRSASDVPLTPEQKIKALEVQLREAREKAQLFEAVLDVLKKDYGVRVKKAFGQVLAQKLLPQLSVAKACRHWGVSRQAYYQQLQHDRHRCERADTVIELVRSVRLRQPRIGTRKLHHMLSQPLGQAQASLGRDALFDVLRQARLLVAPSRAYHKTTNSCHRFHRHPNLLKAGPRQVRPSAGEQVWVADITYLPTDQGFVYLSLVTDAWSRKIVGHHVHDSLRTEQVSQALKTALKGRQTRQALVHHSDRGIQYCSSEYQAIHARHGIVCSMTDGYDCYQNALAERVNGILKMEFLLQRPADLDQARKMVQQSVHIYNQERPHLSLQLKTPGEVHRASLAGLHGSAICVS